CTGTGGCAGCTTTGCCGGAAGCTTTTGATAAAGTAGTCGGTTTGTTAAAGTAACGCGCAGCGCCTAACTTCGTCTCCTCACTCCGTTCGGGATTGCTATCGCAACCCTCACTCCGGGCTAAAGCCACATTGCTTTGCCACTTCGGTTCGCGAGTCGCTCGCTAAGGCTCGCTCGAACCTCGTGCCAACCGCTGCGCGCAAAAGCGCTTGCGGCCGCAACGTCGAGGAGACTCTTTCGTTATCTGCAATGCCGCGCCCCTCATTAAGATGCCAGCCGTCCTTGGCTGGCTTTAAAACTAACTTCTCAACTCTAAGGTGGGACAGTAGAAAATCATCAATATGGCATTTAATGACAATCCATCGATAGACATTTATTCTAAAGCCAGTGAGCAGTCTGTTTTATGTGCTAGATCTTTTTTTTCACAGAAAAATAACTTTATAGCAAGAGAAGAAACACCAGATTTTGGAGTGGATTTAGACGTTGAATTGATGATTAATAGCAAAGCTTCTGGATTTAAGTTCGCAATTCAAATCAAAAGTTTTCAGGAAATTGAAACTATTGAGATACATGAAACAGTATATGTAAAGTATTCAATAGCTACATCAAGATTGGGCTATTTAACTCGTAGAAAGCCGGGTTTTGGAATGATTTTGCTCTTTGATGATAAAACAAATCTGCTATATTACGATTATATAGAGAATATATATGAGATAGTTATGAATCGTCATAAAGACGAAAGCTGGAAGAATCAAAATGATGTAACATTCTATATCCCTGTAACTAATCAATTAAACAGCTCAGAAATTAATTTAGTCTATTCTAAAATGAAAAGAAGGTTTGAAAATACGGATGAAATGTATTCTCAAACTTCGCGGAACTTCGGTATTCCTCAATTTGAAGCAAGAGAAAAATTAAGTATCGAAGGAATATTGGAAAAATTCGGTTATATATTTTATAACAAAGGAGATTACTCTTTTCTTGTCGGAAAATTGAAGGAACTTTCACTAAGTTCCATTACTGGTAGTCCTACCTTGGTATTGCTCGCCGCTCTTGTATATTCTGAAACGGGCTCTCTTCATGACGCACTTTTCTTTTACAATAAGGCTGAGAAGTATCGAAATCAGTACACAGAATCAGAATTGGATGCATTAAATATTTCTAAGATTTCTATTGAATATTTTAAAGGAGATATTTCCTCTTCGGATTATCTTCTGAAATTGAAAGAAATAAAGGGAACTGCCTCTAACGCACAGAATCAAATGTTAATAGAGGTTAAAATAATTTCTTGCGAGTATAGTGAAGATTTAGATTATAATAAAGAGGATCGCTATATTGCTAGACTATTCGATGTGGTTGATAAGTATCTTAAAGATAAAGAAGATCTAAGCGACGGGGAAGTTAATAACCTATTGGAAGTTGCATCAATTGCTCATGAAATATCAATACATCATTATTTAAAAAATTTAACAGAGTATAAAATTAAAAGCAAATTGCAAGCGGAGGTGGTTCTTCCCGAAAGAACTAGTCACGCTTTGAAAATGATCGATTTCTTTATAATCCCGCAGCTTATAGTGAATAAGCTACTTGATTTAGATATAGTAAAGGGCAATGAAATTCTCAAAGCGAATGCTTATTCGAAGCTATCTTACTTTTTTTATACAAGAATGATGCAGTCCATTAATATGCATTATTCAGAGCCTGCAATGCTTTCAGTGTTGAAAAGCTCTCAGGCAGAAAATTTATATTTATATCATTTCAAATTGGCAATAATCGCATTTAATACCTATAATGCCTCTAATTATTTACAGCATGCTTATGAGTCGCTTTCCTCAGCACTTGAGATTAACGAGTCTTACGTTTATTTATTTAATAAAGAAATTTCAAAGGATCATGTTGAAAGGATAAGGACAATAATGAGCAAATTGGAGTCAGTCTTAGATAAAGTCTCATATGAGCCGATTTCCCTTAAGGCACTTCAAGAAATAAAAGCTATTCCTAATAAGACTATTTTGGAAATTTCTGAAGAAGAGAAAAATAATTTTGCTGATCATATGATTAATTCTTTAGCGTTGCCTGAGGAAAGGAAAAGAAATATAATTAATGAAATTGAGACATTGAAATATTTAAAAGAAAATGTTGACGAAAAATATTTTGATATCCTAACGAATCTTGAACATACTAAACAACTTAAGACTTTGTATTCTGAGCCATCCCGTTTTATTATTATCTGTAAAAGCTGCAGATATGAAACGAAGGAAAGTTCTAATAAAGACGCTCTTCTTAATCAATTAAAGGAACAACATTCTCACGTTTGTCTTTAAAGTTTTACTTGTCACGGTTCTTGCACCGCGGACTGGTAAGAACCGTGACACCCGAACGCGTTGCGATCGGGACGCCAAAACTAACCGTTCGTTCTTTTTTGCCCTCGTTAAAACTGCTTCGCAGATTTTACTCGGGCGACGTCACCTAAATCGACAAAGCTTTTACTCAGAAAATACGGAATAGAAATATTCAGGAGGTTTATTATAAAGTCTGAATAAAATATAAAAGTCTTCGATCAATAATCGACGTTGGCCTGATTCCATCTGTGAAATGTAACTTTGATGTCTTCCAAGTTTCTTTGCAACTTGAGTCTGGGTTAAATTAGCTTCAATCCTCGCTGTTCTCAGTCGATCAAAGAAAGCCTTCTGTTCTTCCTTCGATATTTCACTCGCAAAACTCGCTTTAGTTTGCTCGGAGGATGGATTTTGGGCGCGGAAAGGCCACCAGAAGCGTCTTTTTCTGCTTTCCGAATGAGGGTACGGTCCGGATACTAATTTAACGCCCATGTATTGCTAAATACATTGATACACCAAAAGTGAATTAATGTCAATATAAATATTTTATTAGTGTATTTTTAATGACCTCAAAGAAAACTGAAAAATTAGTCGGAAAGAAGGTACAAGCAGTTCTTCAAGATCACGGCGAAAGTCAAAAGGAAGCCGCTCCTGAGTTAAATATTACTCCAGCAGGATTAAATAATATCATTCAGGGTAGAGTAGAATCTTTGTCTCAAACATTCTTAACTTCCTTTAAGGAAAGATATAAGATTAACCTCGATTGGCTTTTAGATGATTCAAGATCGATTAAACCTGTTTTGTATTCTTCATCTGATGAAGGACCGGTTTTTCAGATGGATGAGGATAAAGTTTTATTCAGTAAAATCAAGAATACAAAAGGGCTTAAAGAAATCGTAAAAACTCTATTACAGATTTCTCCTGAACAAAGAAAAATAATTGCCGATGTCGCTTCTGAATTTTCGAAAAAGAAGTGATTATTTACATCTTAAATCGCAATTTTATAGGCACTCACTAATCGTCTCCGCCGTCCTTGGCGTCGCCGATTAGGCTTCGGGGCGGCGGCACAGCAGATAACTAAAAATTGTCGCTGCGCTTCGGGTTCGCTTCGCGCCCCTTGCTTGGGCTCCGCCACATTCGCTTTGTCACTCGGCTTGCGGGACGCGACTAATGTCGCTCAAGCCTCGCGCCAATTCTTCCGCGTGCTTAGGCACGCTCCAGAACCGCGAACGTCGACAATCATTTGTCGTTAGGCGACATGCTTAGGAATTTTTGAGAGAGAATCACATGGGAAAAATTACGTCTGAAACTAAGAAAAGACTAAGAGATCTGTCGATCAATGCTTTAGCCACTAAGATCTGTTATTCTGAGAGGATAAAAAAGATTCGAAAAGAGAGAAGTATATTCGATTATTTAATTATATCTCTTCCAGTTGTGCTTTATATGTTGTACTCATTTCCTAGATTAATTGGACTATCTGAAAACGTATGCTTTGTCCGAATTCTGGATGTAGCTGGAACTCTTGTGACAGTTGCAGCAGTTCTTTACGGAGTTTATAAAGCAATTTTTCAACCTGACTCCATGCTTGAGAATTATATTCGTGGCTTAACTAGTAATGTTTTTGAAGCAAAAGAAGCCAGATATATTCTAAATTCGAATTCCGAAGAATTGGCTCAAATGTATTTAAAAATGTCAGCATATCTAGAAGATGTTGATACAAGTAACTTGGCTGATAATAGCGAGGCTGAAAATCAGTTCGCATATAGAATGGCGTTAAAAGAATTTAATGAGGGCCCTTGTCCTTATTGCAACTCTCCACCCGTTCCATTCTTATATAGTGAAAAGTGTTGTAATGTTTGCGGAAATAAACCCAAAAATGAGGAATAAAAATGAATGCTGGAATGAAATTTGGAAACTGGATGAGCACTTTATCCCAAGAGGATCAAGTTGAGGTATGGGAAGTAATTTTGGAAGTTTTAAGTGAAAAATCGAAACAAGAGTTTAAGGAATCGATATTCTTTGGTTCTTCTCCAGGAGAATACTTGGCTAAAGCAAAAACGTTCGGCTCTTCTCCTGTAAGTTCTAAATGTCCAGTTTGTGGAAAGTAAAACAGTAAAGCACGTCGCCTAACTTCGGCTCCTCGCTTCGTTCGAGATTTGCTCCGCAAACTCTCACTCCGGTCTTCGACACATTGCTTTGCCACTTCGGTTCGCGAGACGGCGCTAATGCGCCTCGAACCTTGTGCCAATCCCTCGCGCATAGGCGCTTCGGGAACGCAACGTCGAGGAGACTCTTTCGTTAGGCGTCATTGTCGCAATATATTTTAAAAGAATATTAGATGGAAAAAGAAGAAATGCAAAGGCAGTTTCCTTTTGCAATTATCGATCTGGCGACGGTTGTCTTATCAGTTTACGTTTTAAGTGCACTATTGCTAAGTTCTTTTCTTAAGTTAGATTCAGAATTGGAAAGATTATTAAACTTTATCGATAATCTAATCTGTGTCTTCTTTATCTTCGATTTTTCTTACAAGTTCTTCACTGCGGAAAATAAACTTTCTTACTTAAAATGGGGATGGATCGATTTACTTTCTAGTATTCCGACTTTAGATTATTTTAGAGCAGGGCGACTATTTCGTTTAATTCGACTTTTACGAATTCTTCGAGCACTACGATCTTCGAAAAATCTGATCCATTTTATTTTTAGGAACAAAGCGCAAGGGGCATTTTCTTCCGTTGCTTTAATCGCTTTTATAATAATTATCTTTTCTTCGATTGCGATTCTTCAGGTAGAAGATAATGCAAATAGTAATATCAAGACGGCAGAAGATGCTCTTTGGTGGTCTTATACAACAATCACAACCGTTGGTTACGGAGATAAATTTCCTGTTACAACTGAGGGTAGGTTAATAGCTGCGATTTTAATGACAACTGGAGTAGGTCTTTTCGGAACTTTTACTGGATTCGTCGCTTCTTGGTTTGTTTCATCGAAATCAAATGCTGAAAGTAATCAGTAAATCGCACCATACGTTTAATAAGCGACAACGGACGCCTAACTTCGTCTCCTCGCTTCGTTCGGGATCGCTAATGCGACCCTCACTCCGGCTCCGCACATTGCTTTGTCGCTTCGGCTTGCGAGACGCGACTAAGGTCGCTCAAGCCTTGCGCCAATCCCTCGCGCACAAGCGCCTCGGGAACGCAACGTCGAGGAGACTCTTTCGTTAGGCGAACATTTTTGCCAGGGCTTTTCAGGTTTCTTTCGCCGCGTCCATGCGGCGATTAAAAGCAAAATTTTGTAACGGTTTAAGATTGACAACACCCTATTAAATAGGGATAATTGATTTATTGAAAAGAATATTCATTCACCTTCCAGATTTCGATCTATTTTGGAAGAAAGCTGGACTTGCTGATGAAGAGTTAAAAGAACTTCAAGAGTTTCTATTAGAAAATCCGAAGTATGGTCCAGTTATTAAAGGTTCTAATGGAATCAGAAAGATACGATGGAAAAAGAAAGGAATAGGTAAAAGCGGGGGAATTCGAGTCTTTTACTTAGATATTGAGGAATTCTCAGTATTATTCCTAATAACACTTCTTGAAAAGAATGACAAGGAAAATATTTCTAAGAAAGAACTAACGATATTATCAGATTTAGTAACTTCTTTAAAAGAAGCGATTCAATCAAAGAGAGCGCGACATGAAAAAAGAAAGTAGTAAGTTATTTAATAGTCTTTCTAAAGGACTTAACGAAGCAATTGAATACACTAAAGGTAAAAAAGTTCAAGGTGTAAAAGCACAGATTATTGAAATTCAGAAATTACCAACGTTTAAAGGTAAGGAAATTCGAAATATTAGAACTAACTTACACCTTACTCAAAATACTTTTGCTCAAGCGTTAGGTGTTTCTACTAAAACAATCGAGGCTTGGGAATCGGGAAAAAACATTCCACAGGGTCCAGCTCAAAGAATGTTATTCATTCTTAAAAATAATTCGAAGGCATTGAATATTTTAGGGATTAAAAATTAACAACGCCATCCTTGGCTTAACTGGTTAGCGCAACGGCAAAAACGTCGCCTAACTTCGTCTCCTCACTCCGTTCGGGATCGCTAATGCGCCCCTCACTCCGGTCTTCGACACATTGCTTTGTCACTTCGGTTCGCGAGCCGGCGCTAAGGCGCCTCGAACCTCGTGCCAACCCTTCGCGCAAAAGCGCTTCAGGGACGCAACGTCGAGGAGACTCTTTCGTTATGCGCCAGTGATTAAATTATGAATTCAACAGAAATAAAAGCTGAAATATTAATTTTATGTGAGGATATTCTCGCGGACGTTGAACTGACGCGCATCCCTTTAACTAATATTGCCCTTAAAGCGAGCAGGGTTGCTCGACTTCTCGAAGATTTTGAAAGTCAAAAAGTTTTAAGCTTTGAGGCATCAGGTTACCCAGTACAGCCGTCTGGCTTTTCGCAAGAAACTTGGAATTTAATAAAAATAGCGGGACGAAACTATTTTCGAAAAAATCCAACCACAAAAGAAGAGCAAGAATATGGTTACGGTAATTCTATAGAAGAATTAGAGAATTTACTAGATGCATATAAAAAGGGAATTGAAGCAGCTCGAGATCCGGACGTTTCGGTAGCCTCCGCGAATCCAAAACAATATGTGTCTTTTCCCGTGGGAAATAGATTAGAAAGAAATCAGAGAATCGAAAATATTCGAGATATTACTGGGAAACTATCTCAACGCAGAAATTTTATTTACCAGTATATTATAGGAAAATACTACGAATTAAAATATTCCGAAATCACAGAGAATATATTCGATAGATATAGTAAAACTTTCAAAACTAAAATTGAAACTCTAATACCGGAAGAATTACCAAAATTTACTTCAATCTATGATAACCTCTCATCTGAAAACCCTGAAGATTGGGCGAACGCAGTGCATAGTTGTAGAAGGTTACTTCAAGGCCTTGCGGATGTCTTGTTTCCAGTAACTTCCGATAAAAGTATACTGGTAAACGGAAAAGAAAAAATTATAAAGCTTGGAAAAGACAATTATATAAATCGATTAATTGAATATATCAATCAAAAGTCTTCATCAGAACGATTCCAGGAATTAATTGGTAGTGATCTTAGTTATATCGGGAATAGATTAGATAGCGTTTTTCAAGCCTCACAAAAAGGTTCTCATTCTATTATTTTAAAGGAAGAAGCAGATCGTTATGTTATACATACTTTTTTTCTATTAGGAGATATCCTGAGTCTTTAGGCTAATCACCGGCGCATAACTTCGTCTCCTCGCTTCGTTCGAGATTTGCTCTGCAAACTCTCACTCCGGCTCCGCACATTGCTTTGCCACTTCGGTTCGCGAGACGGCGCTAAGGCGCCTCGAACCTTGTGCCAACCGCGTCGCGCACAAGCGCTTGCGGCCGCAACGTCGAGGAGACTCTTTCGTTAGCCGACATTTTCAGATAATAATATGAAACAAATTTATGCACTAATACTTTTACTAATTTCTGTTCCGGGTTACGCTGAAAACCGTAACTCAAAAGTTGAAATCATTGAAAATCATATAGAAAATATAATTAAAGGCGGTGATTTTCGTAACTTTTACTCTGAAAAGAATCTGCGAAATTCAATGTATTATATTGAGAGTCAATTCGCTTTAAATAAAATAGAATCTAAAAGACAATCATATAAAGTTAATGGAACAGAATATCACAATATACTCGCTTCGGTAGGTCCTAAAAATTCCGAAAAAATAATAATCGGCGCTCACTACGATGTTGCAGGTGAGCAACAAGGCGCCGATGATAACGCTTCAGGCGTAGCGGGATTATTGGAAATTGCTAGAATCTTAAAACAGAATGAAAATAAATTAAAATACAATTTTGAATTAGTAGCCTTTACACTGGAAGAGCCTCCATATTTTAGAACGGAGATTATGGGAAGCTACGTTCATGCTAAATCCTTATCTGACAAAAAAGAGAAAGTGAAATTTATGATAAGCTTAGAAATGATTGGTTATTTCAGTGATGAAAAGAATTCCCAGAAATATCCTAACTTTCTAATGGGATTAAAATATCCGTCAAAAGGAAATTTTATTGCTGGAATAGGAAAATCAAGGGAAGAAAAGCTTTTAGAGGAAATGGCTGACACCTTCAAAAAAGAAAACAAAATTCCTTTTGAATATTTTTCCACTGACATTTCGGTGCCTGGGATTGATTTTTCTGATCACCTAAACTACTGGAAATTTGGTTTTAGCGCAATTATGATTACCGATACTGCATTCTTAAGGAACAAGAATTATCACAAAAGTTCAGACACAATTAACACTTTGCAGTTTGATAAAATTAAGTTTGTGATTGATGGACTTGTATTGTTCTTAATGAATTTGGAATAATCGAAAACGTCGGCTAACTTCGTCTCCTCACTCCGCTCAGGATTGCTAATGCAACCTTCGCTCCGGGCTAAAGCCACATTGCTTTGCCACTTCGGTTCGCGGGACGGCGCTAAGGCGCCTCGAACCTCGTGCCAACCGCGTCGCGCGTAAGCGCTTGCGGCCGCAACGTCGAGGAGACTCTTTCGTTAGCCGAACATGCCCCAAATCTTGCCCAAAAAGGCTAAATTAGCGATTGACAAATGATAGTATATATGCTACCATCTAAATATTGAAAGTCG
The window above is part of the Leptospira yasudae genome. Proteins encoded here:
- a CDS encoding mobilome CxxCx(11)CxxC protein — its product is MGKITSETKKRLRDLSINALATKICYSERIKKIRKERSIFDYLIISLPVVLYMLYSFPRLIGLSENVCFVRILDVAGTLVTVAAVLYGVYKAIFQPDSMLENYIRGLTSNVFEAKEARYILNSNSEELAQMYLKMSAYLEDVDTSNLADNSEAENQFAYRMALKEFNEGPCPYCNSPPVPFLYSEKCCNVCGNKPKNEE
- a CDS encoding potassium channel family protein, whose translation is MEKEEMQRQFPFAIIDLATVVLSVYVLSALLLSSFLKLDSELERLLNFIDNLICVFFIFDFSYKFFTAENKLSYLKWGWIDLLSSIPTLDYFRAGRLFRLIRLLRILRALRSSKNLIHFIFRNKAQGAFSSVALIAFIIIIFSSIAILQVEDNANSNIKTAEDALWWSYTTITTVGYGDKFPVTTEGRLIAAILMTTGVGLFGTFTGFVASWFVSSKSNAESNQ
- a CDS encoding transcriptional regulator, producing the protein MTSKKTEKLVGKKVQAVLQDHGESQKEAAPELNITPAGLNNIIQGRVESLSQTFLTSFKERYKINLDWLLDDSRSIKPVLYSSSDEGPVFQMDEDKVLFSKIKNTKGLKEIVKTLLQISPEQRKIIADVASEFSKKK
- a CDS encoding type II toxin-antitoxin system RelE/ParE family toxin produces the protein MKRIFIHLPDFDLFWKKAGLADEELKELQEFLLENPKYGPVIKGSNGIRKIRWKKKGIGKSGGIRVFYLDIEEFSVLFLITLLEKNDKENISKKELTILSDLVTSLKEAIQSKRARHEKRK
- a CDS encoding helix-turn-helix domain-containing protein produces the protein MGVKLVSGPYPHSESRKRRFWWPFRAQNPSSEQTKASFASEISKEEQKAFFDRLRTARIEANLTQTQVAKKLGRHQSYISQMESGQRRLLIEDFYILFRLYNKPPEYFYSVFSE
- a CDS encoding DUF4365 domain-containing protein, giving the protein MAFNDNPSIDIYSKASEQSVLCARSFFSQKNNFIAREETPDFGVDLDVELMINSKASGFKFAIQIKSFQEIETIEIHETVYVKYSIATSRLGYLTRRKPGFGMILLFDDKTNLLYYDYIENIYEIVMNRHKDESWKNQNDVTFYIPVTNQLNSSEINLVYSKMKRRFENTDEMYSQTSRNFGIPQFEAREKLSIEGILEKFGYIFYNKGDYSFLVGKLKELSLSSITGSPTLVLLAALVYSETGSLHDALFFYNKAEKYRNQYTESELDALNISKISIEYFKGDISSSDYLLKLKEIKGTASNAQNQMLIEVKIISCEYSEDLDYNKEDRYIARLFDVVDKYLKDKEDLSDGEVNNLLEVASIAHEISIHHYLKNLTEYKIKSKLQAEVVLPERTSHALKMIDFFIIPQLIVNKLLDLDIVKGNEILKANAYSKLSYFFYTRMMQSINMHYSEPAMLSVLKSSQAENLYLYHFKLAIIAFNTYNASNYLQHAYESLSSALEINESYVYLFNKEISKDHVERIRTIMSKLESVLDKVSYEPISLKALQEIKAIPNKTILEISEEEKNNFADHMINSLALPEERKRNIINEIETLKYLKENVDEKYFDILTNLEHTKQLKTLYSEPSRFIIICKSCRYETKESSNKDALLNQLKEQHSHVCL
- a CDS encoding M28 family peptidase, whose protein sequence is MKQIYALILLLISVPGYAENRNSKVEIIENHIENIIKGGDFRNFYSEKNLRNSMYYIESQFALNKIESKRQSYKVNGTEYHNILASVGPKNSEKIIIGAHYDVAGEQQGADDNASGVAGLLEIARILKQNENKLKYNFELVAFTLEEPPYFRTEIMGSYVHAKSLSDKKEKVKFMISLEMIGYFSDEKNSQKYPNFLMGLKYPSKGNFIAGIGKSREEKLLEEMADTFKKENKIPFEYFSTDISVPGIDFSDHLNYWKFGFSAIMITDTAFLRNKNYHKSSDTINTLQFDKIKFVIDGLVLFLMNLE
- a CDS encoding helix-turn-helix domain-containing protein; the encoded protein is MKKESSKLFNSLSKGLNEAIEYTKGKKVQGVKAQIIEIQKLPTFKGKEIRNIRTNLHLTQNTFAQALGVSTKTIEAWESGKNIPQGPAQRMLFILKNNSKALNILGIKN